One Buteo buteo chromosome 4, bButBut1.hap1.1, whole genome shotgun sequence DNA segment encodes these proteins:
- the CUEDC2 gene encoding CUE domain-containing protein 2 isoform X1, giving the protein MELEKIIRDTLTHFIQSHIPAADLSGMDDVFFSYITGVLEELGLPESSEETFDMDTFVEMMEAYIPGFAEIHSGDVCEMMFSLSESLGEARNKEKPGQKAVESGSETPSEDLTKGQEPEAGACNGERLRTPTDGAGAQEGDDLKDGVELLLEMFPACTVSQAEKALAMALGNLEEAVQLIVEEKVEIGPAGVSVKELARPRRAPNHEELKQVILQKYMMVDSADDQKTHRPAPPKEAPKKLIRYIDNQVVSTKGERYKDIKKPESEEMKKTYISIKPARKYKFH; this is encoded by the exons ATGGAGCTTGAAAAAATCATTCGCGACACACTGACACACTTCATCCAGTCCCACATCCCTGCAGCAGACCTCAG TGGGATGGatgatgttttcttctcttacatCACGGGTGTCCTGGAAGAGCTGGGCTTACCAGAGTCCTCTGAGGAGACTTTTGACATGGACACATTTGTGGAAATGATGGAGGCATATATCCCTGGTTTTGCAGAAATCCACAG TGGGGATGTTTGTGAAATGATGTTCTCCCTCTCAGAAAGTCTTGGTGAAGCTCGCAACAAAG AAAAACCAGGCCAAAAGGCTGTGGAAAGCGGGAGTGAAACACCCTCTGAAGACCTGACCAAGGGCCAGGAGCCTGAAGCTGGAGCCTGCAACGGGGAAAGGCTGCGCACTCCAACAGATGGAGCTGGGGCCCAG GAAGGCGATGACTTGAAGGATGGGGTAGAGCTGCTACTGGAGATGTTCCCGGCCTGTACTGTGAGCCAGGCAGAGAAAGCACTCGCCATGGCCTTGGGGAACTTGGAGGAGGCAGTGCAGTTAATTGTGGAGGAGAAGGTGGAAATTGGCCCAGCAGGTGTGAGTGTGAAG GAACTGGCACGGCCCCGCAGAGCACCCAACCACGAGGAACTAAAACAGGTTATCCTACAGAA ATACATGATGGTGGATAGTGCAGACGATCAGAAAACACATCGGCCAGCTCCACCCAAAGAG GCTCCCAAGAAGTTGATCCGCTATATTGATAACCAGGTGGTGAGTACAAAGGGAGAGAGGTACAAAGACATCAAGAAGCCTGAGAGCGAGGAGATGAAGAAAACCTACATCAGCATTAAACCAGCCAGGAAGTACAAGTTCCACTGA
- the CUEDC2 gene encoding CUE domain-containing protein 2 isoform X2 has product MDTFVEMMEAYIPGFAEIHSGDVCEMMFSLSESLGEARNKEKPGQKAVESGSETPSEDLTKGQEPEAGACNGERLRTPTDGAGAQEGDDLKDGVELLLEMFPACTVSQAEKALAMALGNLEEAVQLIVEEKVEIGPAGVSVKELARPRRAPNHEELKQVILQKYMMVDSADDQKTHRPAPPKEAPKKLIRYIDNQVVSTKGERYKDIKKPESEEMKKTYISIKPARKYKFH; this is encoded by the exons ATGGACACATTTGTGGAAATGATGGAGGCATATATCCCTGGTTTTGCAGAAATCCACAG TGGGGATGTTTGTGAAATGATGTTCTCCCTCTCAGAAAGTCTTGGTGAAGCTCGCAACAAAG AAAAACCAGGCCAAAAGGCTGTGGAAAGCGGGAGTGAAACACCCTCTGAAGACCTGACCAAGGGCCAGGAGCCTGAAGCTGGAGCCTGCAACGGGGAAAGGCTGCGCACTCCAACAGATGGAGCTGGGGCCCAG GAAGGCGATGACTTGAAGGATGGGGTAGAGCTGCTACTGGAGATGTTCCCGGCCTGTACTGTGAGCCAGGCAGAGAAAGCACTCGCCATGGCCTTGGGGAACTTGGAGGAGGCAGTGCAGTTAATTGTGGAGGAGAAGGTGGAAATTGGCCCAGCAGGTGTGAGTGTGAAG GAACTGGCACGGCCCCGCAGAGCACCCAACCACGAGGAACTAAAACAGGTTATCCTACAGAA ATACATGATGGTGGATAGTGCAGACGATCAGAAAACACATCGGCCAGCTCCACCCAAAGAG GCTCCCAAGAAGTTGATCCGCTATATTGATAACCAGGTGGTGAGTACAAAGGGAGAGAGGTACAAAGACATCAAGAAGCCTGAGAGCGAGGAGATGAAGAAAACCTACATCAGCATTAAACCAGCCAGGAAGTACAAGTTCCACTGA